One Tripterygium wilfordii isolate XIE 37 chromosome 10, ASM1340144v1, whole genome shotgun sequence DNA segment encodes these proteins:
- the LOC120007922 gene encoding zinc finger protein CONSTANS-LIKE 9-like, protein MGYMCDFCGDQRSMVYCRSDAACLCLSCDRNVHSANALSKRHSRTLACERCSSQPAVVKCAEERVSLCQNCDWIGHAHSTSASTHKRQTINCYSGCPSAAELSSIWSFVLNTSSVGESTCEQEMGLRSIASSSARNTLGAAENTISQNMPSTKVNDVSDNDRSGAWVGNSSTPQLSSAPCALGPLAGSTNLPLPKLCCPGSKDPAVCEDDIYEDLNMDEVDLNIENYEELFGVALSHSEELLENGGIDSLFGTKNMSGADSNCQGAVAAEGLSVGVASAIQPACSNAASADSLMISKREPILCLTGTQGHTISFSGLTGESSAGDYQDCGASSMFLMGEPPWCPPGPESFFPSVSRSNAVMRYKEKKKSRKFEKTVRYASRKARADVRKRVQGRFVKTGDA, encoded by the exons atgggttatatgtgtgattTCTGCGGAGATCAAAGGTCGATGGTCTATTGCCGATCTGATGCTGCTTGCTTGTGTTTATCATGTGACCGTAATGTTCACTCTGCTAATGCTCTTTCTAAGCGTCACTCAAGAACACTTGCATGTGAAAGATGCAGTTCACAACCAGCAGTAGTTAAGTGTGCTGAAGAGAGGGTCTCTCTGTGTCAGAACTGTGATTGGATTGGTCATGCCCACTCCACCTCGGCTTCAACCCATAAGAGACAAACAATCAATTGCTACTCTGGCTGTCCATCTGCCGCAGAACTATCTTCAATATGGTCTTTTGTTTTGAACACTTCTTCTGTTGGTGAATCGACCTGCGAGCAGGAGATGGGTTTAAGGAGCATTGCCAGTAGTAGTGCAAGAAATACATTGGGGGCTGCAGAAAATACAATCAGCCAAAACATGCCTAGTACAAAGGTGAATGATGTGTCTGACAATGATAGGTCAGGTGCTTGGGTTGGAAACTCTTCAACACCTCAACTTAGCTCCGCACCATGTGCTCTTGGCCCGCTAGCTGGATCTACAAATCTGCCTTTGCCCAAG TTATGCTGTCCTGGAAGTAAAGATCCTGCAGTCTGTGAAGATGATATTTATGAAGACTTAAATATGGATGAAGTGGATTTGAACATTGAAAACTATGAAGAACTTTTTGGTGTAGCTCTCAGTCACTCGGAAGAGCTCTTAGAGAATGGGGGGATTGATAGCTTGTTTGGGACAAAGAACATGTCTGGTGCTGATTCAAACTGTCAGGGTGCTGTGGCCGCTGAG GGTTTGTCTGTTGGAGTGGCCAGTGCAATACAGCCAGCTTGCAGCAATGCAGCATCTGCTGATTCCTTGATGATTTCAAAAAGGGAACCAATCCTTTGTTTAACGGGAACGCAAGGTCACACAATATCATTTTCTGGCCTCACTGGAGAGAGTAGTGCTGGAGATTATCAAGATTGTGGGGCATCTTCAATGTTCCTTATGGGAGAGCCTCCATGGTGTCCTCCGGGCCCAGAGAGTTTCTTCCCGTCAGTGAGTCGTAGTAATGCAGTAATGCGctacaaggagaaaaagaagtcACGAAA GTTTGAGAAAACAGTGAGGTATGCCTCCCGGAAAGCGAGGGCTGATGTGAGAAAGCGTGTACAGGGGCGGTTTGTTAAAACTGGTGATGCTTAG